A segment of the Lycium barbarum isolate Lr01 chromosome 7, ASM1917538v2, whole genome shotgun sequence genome:
GATATTTGCAGATGACATGAGGTCTGCTTTTAAATCTAATCAAATAAATTGCCTGGTCCCTCAATTCAAAACATTTAACAGTGTGCATTTCTTTTCAATAACGATCAGGTTCTgtccatctcttttttttttttttcttcaaatagCAGTCTCTTATGTCATTAATTCCTCTTTTGAGTTTGtttttattctatttattgtTGTTACAGAATAGTTAATGCTATTGTGCTGTTTTATTTTTCTTGCAAACATGTTTCAATTTCTTTTCCTTTGAGCCGAGGGTTTATCGGACACAACTTCTCttccccacaaaggtaggggtaaggtctgcgtacatcctatcctccccagaccccacttgtaggattacactgggtatattgttgttgtacaGAATAGTTAAAGTTCATATGGGAACTGTTCAAATTTTTCTACAGAAGAATGAGGCAGGAGACGAGAAATGGCGTGGATCAGTTGGAAGCTTAGTGGAGGCTCCAATCGACCAAGTGTGGAACTTAGTATCACAAAGCAGTAGACTATCTGAATGGATGCCAGTGGTGGAAAGATGCACTGATTTAGGTGGAGAAGAAGGATTTCCAGGCTACGTTCGCCTAGTTTCTGGTTTCATGTTCCCCCAAAACGACGGAGACAGGTCGTGGATCAAGGAAAGGCTAGTTTCTATGGACACTTCATCACATAGTTATGTTTACAAAATGGAAGCAAGCAATGTAGGTCTCGATGGATCAACGAATTCACTAACCCTCTTTGATTATGAAGATGATACAACTCTTGTCAACTGGACTTTTGAAATAAATCCACTGGAAGGCACCTCCGAGGACACAATCATAGATTACTTGGGATTTCTTTATAAATCTtgtataaataaaattaaatgtgCTATAGATACCTCCTCTCAAAGTGAATGTACTGGAGAGTAAATTGACCATATATTTCAGCTGCTTTGAAAATGCCAAAATCAATAAGATGTGATTAGAGGTTGATCAGTTTTTTTGTCCTGAGCCTAAAAGAATCTGCCTCTTCACTAATGTACAAGACTAGTTGTCCGGATACGAGTACATagaatcaaattggtatctgctgAGTGAAATTAGAGTAATATGCAGGTTACAGGCTATATGTGGTGAGTCGCAAGACGTACTTGCTGCGTATCATTAATGGAGCGTTGACGAAGAGCTCTTTTTGAAGACTGCAGGGCACAATGTGAGTGCTGTTGAGGTTGACGCATGTTATGTTAATCCCTTCAAGACGGACACCATTTTCATCGCTTCAGGACAGACAAAAAATGCCATTCTCACTGCTGATCAGCGTGCTGGCAAGTATCTGGTACCCGTTTCTCCTTTTCATGGACACCACAGTAGCCGCTGATAACTTAACTGCAACT
Coding sequences within it:
- the LOC132601334 gene encoding uncharacterized protein LOC132601334 is translated as MGTVQIFLQKNEAGDEKWRGSVGSLVEAPIDQVWNLVSQSSRLSEWMPVVERCTDLGGEEGFPGYVRLVSGFMFPQNDGDRSWIKERLVSMDTSSHSYVYKMEASNVGLDGSTNSLTLFDYEDDTTLVNWTFEINPLEGTSEDTIIDYLGFLYKSCINKIKCAIDTSSQSECTGE